The Coffea eugenioides isolate CCC68of chromosome 8, Ceug_1.0, whole genome shotgun sequence genome has a segment encoding these proteins:
- the LOC113781258 gene encoding protein NDL2-like, producing MGDSSGDSVSIDMEDAISFARKEHLVKTGRGCVSVSVVGDPDKPALITYPDLALNYMSCFQGLFYCQEASSMLFHNFCIYHISPPGHELGAVAINPDEPVLSVDDLADQIVDVLDYFGLGIVMCMGVSAGAYVLTLFAMKYTKRVLGLILVSPICKGPSWTEWLCNKVMSNLLYFCGMCSVVKELLLIRYFSKGVRGSAEVPESDVVQSCRRFLGERQSPNVLRFLEAMNERPDITDGLRKLRCRSLIFVGENSPCHSEALHMTSKLDRRFSALVEVQACGSIVTEEQPDAMLIPLEYFLMGYGFYRQSPFNVSPRSPLSPTSISPELFSPESMGLKLKPIKTKISVEV from the exons ATGGGGGACTCCAGCGGCGACTCCGTTTCCATTGATATGGAGGACGCCATATCATTTGCCAGGAAG GAGCACCTTGTCAAGACTGGCCGTGGTTGTGTCTCTGTTTCTGTGGTTGGAGATCCAGACAAGCCGGCTTTAATTACTTATCCTGATTTGGCTTTAAATT ATATGTCCTGTTTCCAAGGATTGTTCTATTGTCAAGAAGCATCTTCCATGCTGTTCCATAACTTCTGTATTTACCATATCAGTCCTCCTGGTCATGAG TTGGGAGCTGTTGCGATAAACCCTGATGAGCCAGTGTTATCTGTTGATGATCTAGCTGATCAGATCGTTGACGTCCTTGACTATTTTGG ACTGGGCATTGTGATGTGTATGGGTGTAAGTGCTGGTGCTTATGTTCTCACTCTGTTTGCT ATGAAATACACTAAAAGAGTTCTGGGTTTGATACTCGTTTCTCCTATATGCAAAGGTCCATCTTGGACAGAATGGTTGTGTAACAAG GTGATGTCAAATTTGCTTTACTTTTGTGGCATGTGTAGTGTGGTGAAGGAATTATTACTCATACGGTACTTTAGCAAG GGTGTCCGTGGCAGTGCTGAAGTACCTGAATCAGATGTAGTTCAATCATGTAGAAGA TTTCTGGGAGAGAGACAGAGTCCAAATGTTTTGCGGTTTCTTGAGGCTATGAACGA GAGACCAGATATTACTGATGGTTTGAGAAAGTTAAGATGCCGATCCTTAATATTTGTTGGCGAAAACTCTCCTTGCCATTCTGAGGCACTTCATATGACTTCAAAACTTGATAGAAGATTCAGTGCCTTAGTCGAG GTTCAAGCATGTGGGTCAATAGTCACTGAGGAGCAGCCAGATGCCATGCTGATACCATTGGAGTACTTCCTTATGGGGTATGGCTTTTATAGACAATCTCCATTCAACGTTAGCCCAAGAAGCCCTTTGAGTCCGACTAGCATCTCCCCAGAGCTCTTCTCACCAGAAAGTATGGGATTGAAGTTAAAACCAATAAAGACAAAGATTTCTGTAGAAGTATGA
- the LOC113781253 gene encoding homeobox protein ATH1, with translation MPIDMTEPSSGNPFDANFLSSSELIVLNNRDRILSGIPGPSVVQGDGTSSQAWIHEPNSGRISDSYMLRNTLPEREPMGVVPYGASHQISSTQVQDRYMEGVPLSAASIATLLAARSDNQENLEKPVSSAPLIYPLEIPRSIVLNDNADNLNPSHSSMRYGYDGLPASTSTKWDFNNFAAHPELAGAAVGRTGLQPFESMMNLYPNEWITSENANLDSDSPSGCSRLSNELSLSLAMTNPSVVHRTSIQDQCSEICGSSSPCERCLGSEQTSCNRNLSLGFGSYRPVQLSQFLSGSRYIHVMQELLAEIAAYSLGSLDLMKSPAIGMEDRADASISSSCTAVEGYLSAASEDFSDASNIVRYQIDPVLPGRNAERKKKQLLGLLEAVDDRYNECLDEIHTVISAFHAVTELDPPIHARFALQTISFLYKNLRERISNHILAMGAHLSQGVVRENEESFEASFIQKQWALQQLKRKDNQLWRPQRGLPERSVSVLRAWMFQNFLHPYPKDAEKHLLAMKSGLTRSQVSNWFINARVRLWKPMIEEMYSEMNRRKIRHNDEETNSNQRSRVSLENGRFSMY, from the exons ATGCCAATAGACATGACTGAACCAAGTTCTGGAAATCCATTTGATGCAAACTTCCTCAGCTCTTCTGAATTAATTGTGTTGAACAACCGAGACCGGATACTTTCTGGAATTCCTGGGCCTTCAGTAGTGCAGGGTGACGGCACCAGTTCACAAGCATGGATCCATGAGCCAAATTCTGGCAGGATCTCTGATTCTTATATGTTAAGAAACACGCTGCCAGAAAGAGAACCTATGGGGGTTGTCCCATATGGAGCTTCACATCAAATCAGTAGTACTCAAGTTCAGGATAGATATATGGAGGGAGTGCCCCTTTCTGCTGCATCCATTGCCACCCTTTTAGCTGCAAGGTCTGATAATCAGGAGAATCTAGAAAAACCTGTTTCTTCTGCTCCTTTAATTTATCCCTTGGAAATACCCAGAAGTATTGTCCTAAATGACAATGCTGACAATTTAAATCCATCTCACAGCTCTATGAGATATGGGTATGATGGTTTACCTGCTTCTACAAGCACAAAATGGGATTTTAACAATTTTGCTGCTCATCCAGAGCTAGCAGGGGCAGCAGTGGGAAGGACTGGATTGCAACCATTTGAGTCAATGATGAACCTCTATCCAAATGAGTGGATAACGTCAGAAAATGCCAATTTGGACTCTGATAGTCCCTCAGGCTGTTCTAGGTTGAGTAACGAGCTGTCCCTCAGCCTTGCTATGACAAACCCTTCTGTTGTACACAGGACTTCTATCCAGGATCAGTGTTCCGAAATTTGCGGCTCCAGTAGCCCTTGTGAAAGATGTTTGGGCTCCGAACAAACTTCTTGCAATAGGAATCTTTCTTTGGGCTTTGGTTCTTATAGGCCAGTTCAGCTTTCGCAGTTCTTATCTGGCTCAAGATATATCCATGTGATGCAAGAATTACTCGCTGAGATAGCTGCCTATTCTCTTGGAAGTCTTGACCTGATGAAGTCTCCTGCTATTGGAATGGAAGACAGGGCAGAtgcttcaatttcttcaagttgCACTGCTGTAGAAGGATATTTATCTGCAGCTTCTGAAGACTTTTCTGATGCATCAAACATAGTAAGATATCAAATTGATCCCGTACTTCCAGGACGAAAtgcagaaagaaagaagaagcaACTGCTGGGTTTATTAGAAGCG GTTGATGATAGATACAACGAATGCTTAGACGAGATACATACCGTCATTTCTGCATTTCATGCTGTGACTGAGTTGGACCCTCCTATACATGCTCGTTTTGCTCTTCAAACAATCTCTTTCTTGTATAAGAACCTACGCGAGAGGATTAGCAACCACATTCTTGCAATGGGAGCACATCTCAGTCAAGGAGTAGTGAGAGAAAATGAAGAGTCTTTTGAGGCGTCTTTCATCCAGAAGCAATGGGCACTTCAGCAGCTAAAAAGGAAAGACAATCAGTTATGGAGGCCTCAAAGAGGGTTGCCAGAAAGATCTGTTTCTGTCTTGAGGGCCTGGATGTTTCAAAACTTCCTCCACCC GTATCCGAAGGATGCAGAGAAGCACTTGCTTGCAATGAAAAGTGGCTTGACCAGGAGCCAG GTATCCAATTGGTTTATAAATGCTCGAGTACGACTTTGGAAGCCAATGATTGAGGAAATGTATTCTGAGATGAATAGAAGAAAAATTCGTCACAATGACGAAGAAACGAATAGCAACCAAAGAAGTCGAGTGAGCCTCGAGAATGGAAGATTTTCGATGTATTAA